From one Staphylococcus kloosii genomic stretch:
- a CDS encoding YSIRK-type signal peptide-containing protein (The YSIRK form of extended signal peptide directs nascent proteins to the cross-wall site, while signal peptides lacking YSIRK direct proteins instead to the cell pole. A large fraction of YSIRK proteins are surface proteins anchored by sortase-mediated processing of a C-terminal LPXTG motif.), giving the protein MKRYFNDLSKKNQKNYSLRKYKVGVISALVSSIFIFGLYNDTTKAAEVENRQFNSTNGAAGHNYYSTLNPVLTNSLNAGSANGPQYNYYGRNTGANYFGALNPINTTSLDSGRSNSLSLPSRSANSSSTNNQSIPANVQGQSSNQNGSLSPEDQLKSSVGNVLGKDAVSVDQYGTVTLSDGTQVPSLGGFTGSQGNQPVIQPVRNNNPFGAPISFNSPFGGNLAGRHLDLSSWLLPSIQPQNNPSTTQGNQLGSAVAGALGKNVTNVDQYGTVTLSDGTQVPSLSGFQNTPPQQSNNNATTQQNNNSPTVPSAPSAPSAPKPPSPFGSPYGSSNGALDPSLANWILPARPKSDSVANSNPQNNNSVASNNSVSPNNQTPPSAAGSPANNNASSSNGNLAAFSAPVQGAVGAQASNGAVSDATNNSNQNVAFEEETVDLTKLGPEWDDVVRQFEEDKVPEVTEETVDLTNLEAKWDDVVRQLEEDKVPEVAEETVNLTNLGPEWDDVVRQLEEDKVPEVAEETVDLTNLEAKWDDVVRQLEEDKVPERIEETVDLTNLEARWDDVVRQLEEDKVPEIAEETVDLTNLEAKWDDVVRQLEEDKVPERTEETIDLTKLGTEWDGVVKDLEAQKPAPQSQGETIDLTNLGAEWDDVVRQLEEDKVPERTEETIDLTNLEARWDDVVRQLEEGKVPERTEETIDLTKLGTEWDGVVKDLEAQKAAPQSQGETIDLTNLGPEWDDVTRQLEEDKVPERTEETVDLTNLDAKWDDVVRQLEEDKVPERTEETIDLTKLGTEWDGIVKDLEAQKAATETNEETIDLTDLGPEWDDVVHQLEEDKVPERTEETIDLTNLEARWDDVVRQLEEGKVPERTEETIDLTKLGQEWDGVVKDLEAQKAAPQSQGETIDLTNLGPEWDDVVRQLEENKVPERTEETIDLTNLGAEWDDVVRQLEEGKVPERTEETIDLTKLGTEWDGVVKDLEVQKAAPQSQEETIDLTNLGPEWDDVVRQLEEDKVPERTEETIDLTKLGSEWDGVVKDLESQKAAPQSQEETIDLTNLGPEWDDVVRQLEEDKIPERTEETIDLTDLGSEWDDVVRQLEEDKVPERTEETIDLTKLGQEWDGVVKDLEAQKAAPKTNEETIDLTDLGPEWDDVVRQLEEDKVPERTEETIDLIDLGAEWDDVVRQLEEDKVPERTEETIDLTDLGPEWDDVVRQLEEDKVPERTEETIDLTDLGEEWDDVVRQLEEDKVPERTEETIDLTKLGPEWDGVIADLDRQNQKPKGNNSQQSKPNDQMGPKKDDNLNNGNINKPGLNIPQNGNNMGSQQPKHDDKKLDNGSSKMTDMKSNNNSSKDIKNKAGEMRDNQSPKMNDKSISKANNLSGKQLMNGDSSNSKNGMNNSSSTGTVQKAMNNSNAKNNMQSSNVKVSSSDSKAVKSSKQTSAVTKAKQVKSAKQMIKQKSTNSKKLPNTGANDSINAPILGATLSLLDTLTLVSRRKKQQD; this is encoded by the coding sequence ATGAAGCGATATTTTAATGATCTAAGTAAAAAAAATCAAAAAAATTATTCATTAAGAAAGTATAAAGTAGGCGTTATTTCAGCACTTGTTTCTTCAATATTTATATTTGGACTATACAATGATACGACTAAAGCTGCTGAAGTAGAAAATAGACAATTCAACTCAACAAATGGTGCAGCGGGTCACAATTATTACTCGACTTTAAATCCGGTACTCACGAATTCTTTGAATGCTGGTAGCGCTAATGGACCACAATATAACTATTATGGTCGTAACACAGGAGCCAATTATTTTGGTGCATTAAACCCAATCAATACGACATCACTGGATTCTGGACGTTCAAACTCGCTCAGTTTGCCTTCACGATCTGCTAATAGTAGTTCGACAAATAATCAATCCATTCCAGCTAACGTTCAGGGACAATCAAGTAATCAAAACGGTTCGCTTTCACCTGAAGATCAATTGAAATCTAGTGTGGGGAACGTATTAGGCAAAGATGCAGTAAGTGTAGATCAATATGGAACAGTGACTTTATCAGATGGGACACAAGTGCCATCTTTAGGTGGTTTTACAGGTTCACAAGGTAACCAGCCAGTTATTCAACCAGTTAGAAATAATAATCCATTTGGTGCACCTATTAGTTTTAATTCACCATTTGGAGGTAATTTGGCTGGGAGACATTTAGACTTGTCAAGTTGGTTATTACCATCAATACAACCACAAAATAATCCTTCAACTACCCAGGGTAATCAATTGGGATCAGCAGTTGCAGGTGCACTAGGTAAAAATGTAACTAATGTAGATCAATATGGAACTGTAACTTTATCAGACGGGACACAAGTACCATCTTTAAGTGGATTCCAAAACACTCCACCACAGCAAAGCAACAATAATGCAACAACACAGCAGAATAATAATTCTCCAACTGTGCCATCAGCACCATCAGCACCATCAGCTCCTAAACCACCTTCACCATTTGGTTCTCCTTATGGTAGTAGTAATGGAGCATTAGACCCAAGTTTAGCAAATTGGATTTTACCAGCACGTCCAAAAAGCGATTCTGTAGCAAATTCAAATCCACAAAATAATAACTCAGTTGCATCAAATAATAGTGTGTCACCAAATAACCAAACGCCACCTTCAGCAGCAGGTTCACCAGCTAATAATAATGCCTCAAGTAGTAATGGGAATTTAGCGGCATTCTCTGCGCCAGTTCAAGGAGCTGTGGGAGCACAAGCATCAAACGGAGCAGTGTCAGATGCAACTAATAATTCAAATCAGAATGTGGCATTTGAAGAAGAAACAGTAGATTTAACAAAGCTAGGACCAGAGTGGGATGACGTAGTTCGCCAATTTGAAGAAGATAAGGTGCCAGAAGTAACAGAAGAGACGGTAGACTTAACGAATCTAGAAGCAAAATGGGATGACGTAGTTCGACAACTAGAAGAAGATAAGGTGCCAGAAGTAGCAGAAGAGACGGTGAATTTAACAAACTTAGGACCAGAGTGGGATGATGTAGTTCGACAACTAGAAGAAGATAAGGTGCCAGAAGTAGCAGAAGAAACAGTGGACTTAACGAATCTAGAAGCAAAATGGGATGACGTAGTTCGACAACTAGAAGAAGATAAGGTACCGGAAAGAATTGAGGAGACAGTAGATTTAACAAATCTAGAGGCGAGATGGGACGATGTGGTCCGTCAGCTAGAAGAAGATAAAGTACCTGAAATAGCAGAAGAAACGGTGGACCTAACAAATCTAGAAGCAAAATGGGATGATGTGGTTCGTCAATTAGAAGAAGACAAAGTGCCAGAAAGAACGGAAGAAACAATTGATTTAACTAAGTTAGGAACTGAATGGGATGGCGTCGTTAAAGATTTAGAAGCACAAAAACCAGCACCACAATCTCAAGGAGAGACAATCGATTTAACAAACTTAGGTGCAGAATGGGATGATGTAGTGCGTCAACTCGAAGAAGATAAAGTGCCTGAAAGAACAGAAGAAACAATTGATTTAACAAATCTAGAAGCGAGATGGGACGATGTAGTCCGACAACTCGAAGAAGGTAAAGTGCCTGAAAGAACGGAAGAAACGATTGATTTAACTAAGTTAGGAACTGAATGGGACGGTGTCGTTAAAGATTTAGAAGCACAAAAAGCAGCGCCTCAATCTCAAGGAGAGACAATTGACTTAACAAACTTAGGCCCAGAGTGGGATGACGTCACACGACAGTTAGAAGAAGATAAGGTACCGGAGAGAACTGAGGAGACAGTAGACTTAACAAATTTAGATGCAAAATGGGATGACGTGGTTCGTCAATTAGAAGAAGACAAAGTGCCTGAAAGAACGGAAGAAACGATTGATTTAACTAAGTTAGGAACCGAGTGGGACGGTATCGTTAAAGATTTAGAAGCACAAAAAGCAGCAACAGAAACTAATGAAGAAACAATCGATCTTACAGATTTAGGCCCAGAATGGGATGATGTAGTACATCAACTTGAGGAAGACAAAGTTCCAGAAAGAACGGAAGAAACAATTGATTTAACAAATTTAGAAGCGAGATGGGACGATGTAGTCCGACAACTCGAAGAAGGTAAAGTGCCAGAAAGAACAGAAGAAACAATAGACTTAACTAAGCTAGGTCAAGAGTGGGACGGTGTTGTTAAAGATTTAGAAGCACAAAAAGCAGCGCCTCAATCTCAAGGAGAGACAATTGACTTAACAAACTTAGGCCCAGAGTGGGATGACGTAGTGCGTCAACTTGAGGAAAACAAAGTGCCTGAAAGAACGGAAGAAACGATTGATTTAACAAACTTAGGTGCAGAATGGGATGATGTAGTCCGACAACTCGAAGAAGGTAAAGTACCTGAAAGAACAGAAGAAACAATAGACTTAACTAAGTTAGGAACTGAATGGGATGGCGTCGTTAAAGATTTAGAAGTACAAAAAGCAGCACCACAATCTCAAGAAGAGACAATCGATTTAACAAATTTAGGCCCAGAATGGGACGATGTAGTACGTCAACTTGAGGAAGATAAGGTACCTGAAAGAACGGAAGAAACGATTGATTTAACTAAGTTAGGCTCTGAGTGGGACGGTGTCGTTAAAGATCTAGAATCACAAAAAGCAGCACCACAATCTCAAGAAGAGACAATCGATTTAACAAATTTAGGCCCAGAATGGGATGATGTGGTTCGACAACTCGAAGAAGATAAGATACCTGAAAGAACAGAAGAAACAATCGATCTTACAGATTTAGGCTCAGAATGGGATGACGTAGTGCGCCAATTAGAAGAAGATAAAGTTCCAGAAAGAACGGAAGAAACGATAGACTTAACGAAACTAGGTCAAGAGTGGGACGGTGTCGTTAAAGATCTAGAAGCACAAAAAGCAGCACCAAAAACTAATGAAGAAACAATCGATTTAACAGACTTAGGCCCAGAATGGGATGACGTAGTGCGTCAACTTGAGGAAGATAAGGTACCAGAAAGAACAGAAGAAACAATCGATCTTATAGATTTAGGTGCAGAATGGGATGACGTAGTGCGTCAACTCGAAGAAGATAAAGTTCCAGAAAGAACGGAAGAAACAATAGACTTAACAGACTTAGGTCCAGAATGGGATGATGTAGTACGTCAACTTGAGGAAGACAAAGTGCCAGAAAGAACAGAAGAAACAATCGATCTTACAGATTTAGGTGAAGAATGGGATGACGTAGTGCGTCAACTTGAGGAAGACAAAGTTCCAGAAAGAACGGAAGAAACTATTGACTTAACGAAACTAGGACCAGAGTGGGATGGAGTAATTGCAGACTTAGACAGACAAAATCAGAAACCAAAAGGTAATAATTCACAACAATCAAAACCTAATGATCAAATGGGTCCTAAGAAAGATGATAATTTAAATAATGGAAATATAAATAAACCAGGTTTAAATATTCCTCAAAATGGTAATAATATGGGTTCTCAGCAGCCAAAACATGATGACAAAAAATTAGATAACGGTTCATCTAAAATGACGGACATGAAATCAAATAATAATTCATCGAAAGATATTAAAAATAAAGCAGGTGAAATGCGAGACAATCAATCACCTAAAATGAATGATAAATCAATATCAAAAGCTAATAATTTATCAGGAAAACAATTAATGAATGGTGACTCCTCAAATAGTAAAAATGGTATGAACAATTCATCTAGTACTGGAACAGTTCAAAAAGCAATGAATAATTCTAATGCAAAGAACAACATGCAATCAAGTAATGTTAAAGTATCTAGTTCAGATAGTAAAGCAGTTAAATCTTCCAAACAAACGAGTGCTGTTACAAAAGCTAAACAAGTTAAAAGTGCTAAACAGATGATAAAACAGAAATCTACTAATAGCAAAAAATTACCTAACACAGGAGCGAATGATTCGATTAATGCTCCAATATTAGGCGCAACACTTTCTTTATTAGATACTCTTACATTAGTATCTAGACGTAAGAAACAGCAAGATTAA